In Crinalium epipsammum PCC 9333, the genomic window GCGATGCTCTCACTTGGGCGCGGACGTTACTAACGCAGTGTCGTGGCGTGGCGCTGGCGATGCGGGCGATTCGGGAAATTAATCCCGATGCTCAACTGGTGCAAACTGATGATTTAGGTAAGATTTTCAGCACACCACTACTTGCCTATCAAGCTGAATTTGAAAATGAAAGGCGCTGGTTAACCTTTGATTTATTATGTGGCAGAGTTAACCAAGAGCATTTTCTGTGGGAATATCTCTGTAGATTTGTAGGTGTAGATGAAAGTGAACTTAAGTGGTTTTTAGATAATCCTTGTCCACCAAATATCATGGGGATTAACCATTATCTAACAAGCGATCGCTTCCTTGATGACCGTTTAGAACACTACCCGCCACACTTGCATGGTGGAAATGGCAAGCACCAATACGCAGATGTAGAAGCGGTAAGGGTTTGCGCTGAAGGTGCAGCAGGACCTCGTAAACTACTGCAAGAAGTATGGGAACGCTACCAACTGCCAATTGCTGTTACTGAGGTACACCTGGGCTGTAGCCGTGAAGAACAATTGCGTTGGTTAAAAGAAGTTTGGGAAGCAGCCCAAAGTTTGCGACAAGAAAGCGTTGATATTCGTGCTATTACTGCTTGGTCTTTACTGGGTGCATACGACTGGAATAGTTTAGTAACTCGTGATGCTGGTCATTACGAACCAGGAGTATTTGACTTGCGTGGCTCACACCCGCGCCCAACAGCATTAGCTCAAATGCTCAAGGATTTAGCTGGTGGTAGAAAACCAGATCATCCTTTGCTGGAAATACCAGGCTGGTGGCGCAGACCTGAAAGGCTGCTGTATCCACCATTTAGTTGTTCTCTAAATGCAGAACAAGGAGATATTGCTACTATCTCTCCCTCGGACGTGCGTCCTTTGGTAATTGCTGGGGCAACAGGGACATTAGGCAGAGCTTTTGCCAGAGTATGCGAAATTCGCGGCATTCCTTACCGCCTGTTAACACGCCAGGAAATGGATATTACAAATCCTGCATCTATTAATAGAGCGTTAATTGAACTGAAGCCTTGGGCAGTTGTCAACGCGGCGGGATACGTGCGTGTAGATGACGCAGAGCGCGAAGCTGATGCTTGCTTACGTTCTAATGCTGAAGGTGCGGCAAACTTGGCTGTTGCTTGCGCTAATTTAGGAGTTGTGCTGCTGACTTTCTCATCAGATCTGGTGTTCGATGGTGCAGACAATACCCCTTATGTTGAAAGTAGTGCCATTGCACCCTTGAATGTGTATGGTCGTAGTAAAGCGATCGCAGAAACGCGAGTTTTAGAATCTTTACCAACTTCCCTAGTTATTCGTACCAGTGCTTTTTTTGGCCCTTGGGATGAATATAACTTTGTGACGATCGCACTACGTGAGTTATCTGCTGGAAATACCTTTGTAGCAGCAGCAGATGCGATCGTTTCCCCTACTTATGTACCAGATCTAGTGAATACTAGCTTAGATTTGTTAATAGATCGGGAATTTGGTGTTTGGCATCTAGCAAACCAAAGTGAAATCACTTGGGCTGAATTAGCACGCCTAGCAGCAAAGCAAGCAGGTGTGAATGCCAATCATATTGAAGCACGTCCCTTGCAAGACTTTGGTTTCGCTGCACCTCGCCCCAGCTATAGTGTACTCGGTAGCGAACGAGGTGTTTTACTTTCTACCCTTGATGATGCGATCGCTCGATACTTGAAGGATTGCGAAGTTCCAATTTAAGCATTCAACTTGCTGAATACTAACGTTTTAATTAAGTAAAAAAAGGTAATCAAAGTGTCGCAAACAATTCTTGTAACTGGGGGCGCAGGATATATTGGCTCCCATGCCGTTTTAGCACTGCAACAAGCTGGATATGAAGTAATCGTTTTAGATAACCTTTCTTATGGGCATCGAGAGCTTGTAGAACAGGTATTGAAAGTTAAATTAATTGTCGGTGATACAAGCGATCGCGCTTTATTAGATCAATTATTTGCCACTCACAATATTGCAGCAGTCATGCACTTTGCGGCTTATATCGCTGTAGGCGAGTCGGTTGTTGAGCCAGCTAAATATTACCGCAACAATGTCATCGGCACACTGACACTTTTAGAAGCAATGTTAAACGCTTCTATTAACAAATTTATATTTTCTTCCACTTGCGCTCTCTATGGTGAACCTAAAATAGTTCCCATTCCTGAAGATCATCCCTTCAATCCCATCAGCCCTTATGCAACCAGTAAGCTGATGGTAGAACAAATGCTTTCTGATTTTGATGTTGCCTATAACTTAAAATCAGTTCGTTTCCGTTATTTTAATGCTGCCGGAGCAGATCCTAATGGCTTACTTGGTGAAGATCATAGCCCAGAAACTCACTTAATTCCATTAGTACTTTTAACAGCTTTAGGTAAGCGAGATTCTGTCTCAATTTTTGGTACAGATTATTCTACTAAAGACGGTACTTGTGTTCGCGACTATATTCACGTTGCCGACTTAGCACAAGCTCATGTTTTAGGTTTAGATTATTTACTAAAAGGTGGAGAAAGTCAAGTTTTTAACTTAGGAAATGGTAACGGTTTCTCAGTAAGAGAAGTGATTGAAACAGCCAAGCAAGTAACGGGTAAAGAAATCAAAATAGTAGAGAGCGATCGTAGACCAGGCGATCCACCAATCTTAGTTGGTAGTAGTGACAAAGCTAGAAAAATTATAGGCTGGAACCCGAAATATCCCGACGTAAATGAAATCATAACTCATGCGTGGCAATGGCATCAAAAACGCCATCAATAGATGAGTCAAAATGCGTCTCGCGTTTCGCCCCAGTTGAGCGCCGGATCTTGATCGTGTCCCGCCACCTTCATCGCACTTTGGTAGGCGATGCGATCTACTGAACTTTCAGGATAAGATTGATAATTTACCCGCTCATACTCATAGCTTCAATTGTCCCGATGATTGAGGCAATAGGTGCGAAAGTTCTGTGCTTATCGCCATATTCTCCCGACTTTAACCTGTACGCCTTCGGCGGGGCGAAGCCCTATGAATTATGGTGGTCACAACTGAAATCTTTTCTACGCAGGTTTGCTCCAAGTACAACACAAATGGTTGATAAAGTAATTGCAGTTGCACTCAATTTAATGAATTCTAAACATTTAAGAAATTGGTTTTCTAAATGCTGTTACTGTACCTCATAACAGCCGGAACGGCTGTATATTTTATAAAGAAGCCTTAATTAAAGGTTACTGGTCATAACCATAGGGCCAGATGGACTATGGGGCGCGGGTGACACTTCTACAGTAACGACTAACCCTTGTACAGACTGTGCAGGGGGAGTGGAAAGTTTGACCAAAACAGTTCCTCGTGAACTTGCATTAAACCGCCCCGAAGGAATTTTTTCACCATTAACTACAGCCCAAAGTTGATAAAACTGACCTTGAGGTAAAACCGGAAGATTCTGTAGGATTAAAACAGATTTGGGTTCACCTGGAGTCATCACAACACTTCCTCCCGCTTTCTCTGCCCTATCCATACCTTTGAGAGCAACTAAATGAGTATCGGGATTTTTGAGCATGGCAATCACATCTTTTTGCCGTGCTGCCTCCACCTCTAGAATACTCATTTGTTGCTTGAGATGATAGTTATCCCAACCTAAAGTAATAATAAAAGTTGCAGCGATCGCACCAGCTATCTGACTCCAAGGTAAAGAAAACCGCTTTTGAGTTGGCTTCCTTTGCATTTCACTATGGACAGTTTGCAGAATAGCTTCCTTGATGTGTGGCGGCGGTTCTACTTCAGGTAAAGTGTAGGGCATCAGTGCTAACACTTCCTGTAAACTATCTATTTCTGTGTTGAATTCAGGATGTTCTTTTAGCAGTTGGTTAAATTCCTCAGCTTCTTGGGAGCTAAGGTTGCCGAGGGCATACCCTGCCATTAATTCTGTATAACGTTCAGGAAGAAGTGGATCAGTCATAATATAATTATTCAATAAAATCTTGTAGGTTCTTTCTGAGATTTAGTAAGCCTTGGCGCGACCAAGTTTTGATGGTTCCCAAGGGTATATCTAACTTTTTAGCAATTTCTGATTGGCTAAGACCGTCGTAGTAAGCCATCTCTAATACCTGACGATGATTAGCTGGAAGTTGGGCAAGGGCAGAATGAACCTGGTGAGAACGTTGGCTTAAAGATGCTGCTTCAAATGGTGTATTAGAGGCTGTTTCAGTTTTCATCATTTGCCCCCAACGCTGAAGGAATTTCAGCTTTGTGCCACGAGAACGAATCTTATCAATTGCTCTTGAGCGAGTTAGAGTTGTTAAATAGCTACTGAGAGAACCACGGGCGGGATTGTAAGTATTGCTACGCCAGAGAGTGAGAAAAATTTCTTGGGTTAAGTCTTCTGCTTCTTGGTAATTCGCCAAAATTTTGAGTGATAATCTATAAACAAGGCTGGCATAGCGATCGTAAAGAATACCTATAGCATCAGATTGACCAGCTTTTAAGGCGCGAAATACTTCTGCATCTGTTGGGAGTACCTTTTCAGTTGGACTGCTCGTAGAGTCAATATCCATAAGTTTTGAATAATAAGCACTAAGCATCAGTCAAGTTTATAAATTTATTTCAGTCAAGATGCACCAGTATTTTGTATAACTGCATCTCATTACTTTAAATACGGTTGAAAGAGCTAATTGGTTTTTTTATTAAATATTTGTAAATCCAAAACCAGCGCGAGTTCGTAGTACTAGAGTAGCAACCATGAGGCAATAGCCATGAGATGGTGTTACTTGCTCTCATTTACTAAATATATTCAAAGGGTTAATGATATGAATTGGAAAGTGCTTGTTTTAATCGCTAGTCTGACCCTCAGTGCTGGTTTGAATTCCTGTTCTTCTCCTGCTTCTAGTAATAATCAAGTTAGTCCCAATAGTAACCCTGCTGCCTCTGATGCCATGAGTAAGGATAAGTCTGGTGACGCGATGAGTCAACCAGGTGATGCAATGAGTAAGGATAAATCTGGTGACGCGATGAATAAACCAGGTGATGCGATGAGTAAAGATAAGTCTGGTGACGCGATGAATAAACCAGGTGATGCGATGAGTAAAGATAAGTCTGGTGACGCGATGAAGAATGAGTCTACAACCAAGCCTTAAGCTCTTTGATAACAGGACTTATGCAAGATTAGTTATACCGTGTTTCAGTCTGTGTTGATCCCCCCAACCCCCCTTAAAAAGGGGGGCTTTGCGTAAGTTTTATTAGTTATTTTAAAGTGGCAGGGCGGGAAAAATCGGGGCTAACCAAAGCTGTATTTCTACATCCCAGCCTAGAAGAATTGCGATCGCACTAACCACCACAATTACACCACCAATTTTGTGTATAACGGCAGTTTTGGAGCGTAATTTCCACAAATGTCGGCTGAAATAACGCCCCCCGTAAGCTAAAGCTAGTAATGGTATCCCTGCACCCAAACCATAGAACACTAGCATCAAAAAGGCTGT contains:
- a CDS encoding family 1 glycosylhydrolase; translated protein: MSLEQLNIPPLEVWAGLECTVNRVGDRYFDQTERNGHATRISDLDLFAELGIRAIRYPVVWERTAPNGLETADWSWADERLARLRSLNICPIVGLVHHGSGTQDTSLIDPQFPEKLAVYARAVAERYPWVTHYTPVNEPLTTARFSGMYGHWYPHGRDALTWARTLLTQCRGVALAMRAIREINPDAQLVQTDDLGKIFSTPLLAYQAEFENERRWLTFDLLCGRVNQEHFLWEYLCRFVGVDESELKWFLDNPCPPNIMGINHYLTSDRFLDDRLEHYPPHLHGGNGKHQYADVEAVRVCAEGAAGPRKLLQEVWERYQLPIAVTEVHLGCSREEQLRWLKEVWEAAQSLRQESVDIRAITAWSLLGAYDWNSLVTRDAGHYEPGVFDLRGSHPRPTALAQMLKDLAGGRKPDHPLLEIPGWWRRPERLLYPPFSCSLNAEQGDIATISPSDVRPLVIAGATGTLGRAFARVCEIRGIPYRLLTRQEMDITNPASINRALIELKPWAVVNAAGYVRVDDAEREADACLRSNAEGAANLAVACANLGVVLLTFSSDLVFDGADNTPYVESSAIAPLNVYGRSKAIAETRVLESLPTSLVIRTSAFFGPWDEYNFVTIALRELSAGNTFVAAADAIVSPTYVPDLVNTSLDLLIDREFGVWHLANQSEITWAELARLAAKQAGVNANHIEARPLQDFGFAAPRPSYSVLGSERGVLLSTLDDAIARYLKDCEVPI
- the galE gene encoding UDP-glucose 4-epimerase GalE gives rise to the protein MSQTILVTGGAGYIGSHAVLALQQAGYEVIVLDNLSYGHRELVEQVLKVKLIVGDTSDRALLDQLFATHNIAAVMHFAAYIAVGESVVEPAKYYRNNVIGTLTLLEAMLNASINKFIFSSTCALYGEPKIVPIPEDHPFNPISPYATSKLMVEQMLSDFDVAYNLKSVRFRYFNAAGADPNGLLGEDHSPETHLIPLVLLTALGKRDSVSIFGTDYSTKDGTCVRDYIHVADLAQAHVLGLDYLLKGGESQVFNLGNGNGFSVREVIETAKQVTGKEIKIVESDRRPGDPPILVGSSDKARKIIGWNPKYPDVNEIITHAWQWHQKRHQ
- a CDS encoding anti-sigma factor, with translation MTDPLLPERYTELMAGYALGNLSSQEAEEFNQLLKEHPEFNTEIDSLQEVLALMPYTLPEVEPPPHIKEAILQTVHSEMQRKPTQKRFSLPWSQIAGAIAATFIITLGWDNYHLKQQMSILEVEAARQKDVIAMLKNPDTHLVALKGMDRAEKAGGSVVMTPGEPKSVLILQNLPVLPQGQFYQLWAVVNGEKIPSGRFNASSRGTVLVKLSTPPAQSVQGLVVTVEVSPAPHSPSGPMVMTSNL
- a CDS encoding sigma-70 family RNA polymerase sigma factor, giving the protein MDIDSTSSPTEKVLPTDAEVFRALKAGQSDAIGILYDRYASLVYRLSLKILANYQEAEDLTQEIFLTLWRSNTYNPARGSLSSYLTTLTRSRAIDKIRSRGTKLKFLQRWGQMMKTETASNTPFEAASLSQRSHQVHSALAQLPANHRQVLEMAYYDGLSQSEIAKKLDIPLGTIKTWSRQGLLNLRKNLQDFIE